From Hippea alviniae EP5-r, the proteins below share one genomic window:
- a CDS encoding sodium:solute symporter family protein has protein sequence MQEIINTRLLFVILLIIISFFVILKSKSVKSEKDFTIANRKLTSFGVSNAIIGTLVGGAATIGTVQLAYMYGLAAWIFTLFSGVACLFLGAFFSKALRSEEVVTVSEFIGNRFGNKARVYTSVLSSIGMYIHIVAQFLAAMSIIETVFGFNATTSMIITFILILIFVLSGGIVSSSLVGEIKTFMLYILMLLSASIVIIKQNGISNLIGSLPDKNMLSIFSYGKSKAIQDMIAMVIGVLSTQTYLQAIFSAKDVRTARNGAFLSALLIPPIGLMGILVGMYMRIHHPELINNTVVVFPYFLKFYFNPILTALFLSFLTIITLGTASGLTLGVTTNLYVDVLKSLIKKNTSKGIREIKTTGFLVLASSMFLVVTGLHSAILSWSYLSMGIRGSAVFLPLLFIILIKDEEILNKLKPIIFIAPFFYILISIALR, from the coding sequence ATGCAAGAAATCATAAATACCAGGTTATTATTTGTAATACTGCTCATCATAATTTCTTTTTTTGTTATACTAAAATCTAAATCCGTAAAAAGCGAAAAGGATTTCACTATAGCAAACAGAAAACTAACATCTTTCGGAGTGTCCAATGCAATAATAGGAACACTGGTTGGTGGAGCAGCAACAATAGGAACCGTTCAGTTGGCATATATGTACGGATTGGCAGCCTGGATATTCACCCTTTTTAGCGGAGTAGCTTGTCTTTTTTTGGGAGCTTTTTTCTCAAAAGCGCTCAGAAGCGAAGAGGTGGTAACCGTATCGGAGTTTATAGGCAATAGATTTGGAAATAAAGCAAGGGTTTATACAAGCGTATTAAGCTCTATAGGTATGTATATACACATAGTAGCCCAGTTTTTAGCCGCCATGTCAATCATAGAGACAGTGTTCGGTTTCAATGCAACAACAAGCATGATAATAACCTTTATTCTGATACTGATATTTGTTTTAAGCGGCGGAATAGTAAGTTCTTCTCTGGTAGGGGAGATAAAAACATTCATGCTGTATATCTTAATGTTACTATCCGCGTCCATAGTAATAATAAAACAAAACGGAATATCAAATCTAATCGGTTCATTGCCGGATAAAAACATGCTTAGTATCTTTTCATACGGCAAATCAAAAGCAATTCAGGACATGATAGCAATGGTCATAGGCGTTCTTTCAACCCAAACTTATCTACAGGCAATATTCTCGGCCAAAGATGTCAGAACGGCAAGAAACGGAGCTTTTTTAAGTGCCCTATTAATTCCACCAATCGGGCTTATGGGAATACTGGTCGGCATGTATATGAGAATTCACCATCCAGAACTAATAAACAACACTGTTGTTGTATTTCCGTATTTCCTAAAATTTTACTTTAACCCCATACTCACCGCTCTGTTTTTATCGTTTCTAACGATAATAACACTGGGAACGGCTTCGGGTCTGACTCTTGGAGTAACAACCAACCTATATGTTGACGTATTAAAAAGCCTTATAAAAAAGAATACATCAAAAGGAATAAGAGAAATAAAAACCACAGGTTTTTTAGTCCTTGCATCATCCATGTTTTTAGTGGTTACGGGACTTCACTCCGCTATTCTAAGCTGGAGCTATCTCTCAATGGGCATAAGGGGCTCTGCGGTATTCCTTCCACTACTTTTCATAATCCTGATAAAAGATGAGGAAATTTTAAACAAACTCAAACCTATCATTTTCATTGCGCCGTTTTTTTACATTTTAATAAGCATAGCGTTGAGATGA
- a CDS encoding vWA domain-containing protein has translation MRRQVLLILFFIFFSVNSFSADYYKLPFKDNLTKIGFCKNTSKSIDSEYFFGKRIYGYIFKCKGDKNKEIKNLFKELGFKIKEKESGFFAVKKLKDENIWIDFSPNNEHQLKIARQVILKNGSSIEFKAKNDNPIYFYLEHPEDKFLSLIVNIPKDSRLDIEIEGEIKHGKLKKTIHYNQELNGEYSTKYMLYDLPQLEGVFLCSATLSSKKYPAQFKIQVIENGNLKKLNNSDKIGGIILKNVPYGSAVVKPQEGVSIYHPNITERDYSGDLTPNGDTIFWLPEGRWTIEVKPFEENQINLTTLKSHLIPVFGGYLTTVSWPAAMKHLFESEDNVKLQILKVLPKDNNRLTIDVSLLNFKESYEPDKNDFEILESGKKGEVLSIERLKTPPQIAILLDSSGSMRKSMAKAKRITAEFIKGLPKNSEVYLIDFDTKPKLISKGSPSQALKALKRVKSGGATALYDAIVLGIETLKNKNRPTLIVFTDGMDSNYNDTARQSKATKQEVLNLIKESNIPTFTIGFGKNPDKETLSRIATLGKGQYYYAKDSKILKSVFESIKNNLGHQWRITYKRPKDTLDSDVPIIAMMIDNSGSMEEKMEKTREILAGFIESLPEDYLVQLFIFSNDVEVKQVLTNDKLALLQGISEMKDLSSTNIFGSIKAAYDFLHAIPSTNKYLIYLTDEALNVEKSQKDNLNLLLKKIKDDGIKSLWIGMVNEKNEKIFKDVAKLSNGSYVITPSCEKIGEALQKLSDKIAKSKQSNLHTLRVIYKQTDRYGRIHFYTTATLIPFKQSKSEKTAAIEGITYKKTEKLKPYDGTIGRFISGSDAIGRQVQVLKRIPLNISASNKAVKMTVKEIVFLSKLKGVKAESGKRFMAMIVKFENILKPQKVVVYPNGSTHPASWINNSEKSARTIEKIPDYLIPDARLHIFLKWNNNQSFPVSEATYLAQMPLILPGENEIYIRPEHPVEGTLIFMVPDEFMKQSSLELYDTAYGHIILPISGTAKITKEKILHLPKQPTAKLSDTFSLRMIGYTDTTKINNFETNEKTLIRIARCNLISKVQAHLSINPQKRFYLAISTNKGDFFFKLHPITKDIPFGLYKPRLITPGSFNTIALAFEIPKTLKDNPFSLVVDLKGGAKILNVKNSQKTEPKPLTEAEAEGIKLYVNNIYVSKNSSLLPDNSLIVDLTLKDKKDNFSTSLVNFLGLNITEEAKKRLKGEFQSSIEKNTTDSKSLASFGFNRVAPTPGDVEPSFKNFITEFSYETLVINGQTRRGFLIFELDKKTKPEDYTLSSPIFKNLHFRIKNTKEFKDYDLLAKITEYSTDSDFQDRLTEAVNRLQAIREAEGFKKPGSIKVASISLDKSSAGININPPNITTAGGKEWSGIKNISQLKELLKNIKLIPSNWDAWKTTYSPESVLTQRWATENEIAYMNWLVLNREGFLTKRLTLSLTEKGKKAVCNFFKPYRCNLNELPAIQYEDDNGNRHTLVLPFFKEKYEINSYFKNEEEADSDSYPTATVEVSVVAEKLSSSRNEALSEMASALASEESEKTETITLISEKYRLKDLSMGFINIGFAKVFDPSKGVVEKAIIDSPIGRKVSEESLELTKYKPLRIELKFYTPDKDFKTVRELGNNQLLEDYFFTVAINTPDLDNKAVKELQKKWTTIYKDTPNPDIISSLKWFSEGVITRFVSSQTAYEKKIADKLNIKLKRVKNPRIVIVTMFTGLKMKKPIATIDILNPYPYVEGDKKAIHSFNIMAGFYYTRLEKFALPGGFNAVDVMRLLPKDTKFLFLDPEELEEFSKILKKEGYPAWIVEHFEDCDNFVIFPTKPLKFGKYYKTAWLEITEDYKVFSYLDTGEKGSITEHIIANDEIAQLADYMVGFWMGVQTSVWSTAAFSLELDNWEDIKTQAHAFARQLANYLTAVLEGGERLKPDLEKAQKVILDHDVLGALGVDKMQYGGFSKEKLEQEIAQDAQNRGFSSDDVQDMLNEKDINKILDSLKGKLKEKYLGFTNGYKDGVDYYFK, from the coding sequence ATGAGACGGCAGGTGTTGTTGATTCTGTTTTTTATATTTTTCTCTGTAAACTCTTTCTCAGCTGATTATTACAAACTGCCCTTCAAAGACAATCTGACAAAAATCGGCTTCTGTAAAAATACAAGCAAATCAATCGACAGCGAATATTTTTTCGGAAAAAGGATATACGGATACATTTTCAAATGCAAAGGAGATAAAAATAAAGAAATAAAAAACCTATTTAAAGAGCTGGGTTTTAAAATAAAAGAGAAAGAGAGCGGATTCTTTGCAGTAAAAAAACTAAAAGATGAGAACATATGGATAGACTTTTCACCTAACAACGAACATCAACTAAAAATAGCAAGGCAGGTTATACTTAAAAACGGAAGTTCGATTGAGTTTAAAGCAAAAAATGACAATCCAATCTATTTTTACTTAGAGCATCCAGAAGATAAATTCCTAAGTCTCATAGTAAATATTCCAAAAGACTCAAGGCTTGATATAGAGATTGAAGGCGAGATAAAGCATGGTAAACTAAAAAAAACCATCCACTATAATCAAGAATTAAACGGAGAATATTCAACAAAATACATGTTATACGACCTACCACAGCTTGAAGGAGTATTTTTATGCTCTGCTACCCTATCATCAAAAAAATACCCTGCACAATTCAAAATACAGGTAATAGAAAATGGCAACTTAAAGAAACTAAATAATTCTGATAAAATAGGCGGCATAATTCTAAAAAACGTGCCTTATGGCTCTGCCGTTGTAAAGCCACAGGAAGGTGTAAGCATATATCACCCGAATATAACCGAAAGGGACTACAGCGGCGATTTAACGCCAAACGGAGATACGATATTCTGGCTGCCAGAAGGCAGATGGACAATCGAAGTCAAACCATTTGAAGAAAACCAGATAAACCTAACAACGCTAAAAAGTCATCTCATACCCGTTTTTGGCGGATATTTGACGACAGTAAGCTGGCCTGCTGCAATGAAGCATCTGTTTGAATCCGAAGACAATGTAAAATTGCAAATCTTAAAAGTCTTACCGAAAGACAACAACAGACTCACCATCGATGTCTCACTTCTAAACTTCAAAGAGAGCTATGAACCAGATAAAAACGACTTTGAGATACTTGAGTCGGGCAAAAAAGGAGAAGTCCTATCCATCGAGAGATTAAAAACTCCGCCACAGATTGCCATTCTGCTTGATTCGTCAGGCTCAATGAGAAAATCGATGGCAAAGGCAAAAAGAATAACAGCAGAGTTTATAAAAGGTCTGCCGAAAAACTCAGAAGTTTATCTGATAGATTTTGACACAAAACCAAAACTTATAAGCAAAGGTTCACCATCTCAGGCTTTAAAAGCTTTAAAAAGAGTAAAATCCGGCGGTGCAACTGCACTTTACGATGCAATAGTCTTAGGCATAGAAACATTAAAAAACAAAAATAGACCAACCCTAATCGTATTCACAGACGGTATGGATTCAAATTATAACGACACAGCAAGGCAGAGCAAAGCGACAAAACAGGAAGTATTGAATTTAATAAAAGAGTCCAACATACCTACATTCACGATAGGTTTTGGTAAAAACCCAGATAAAGAGACACTCTCAAGAATAGCAACTCTTGGAAAAGGCCAGTATTACTATGCAAAAGACTCCAAAATTCTAAAAAGTGTATTTGAAAGCATAAAAAACAATCTTGGTCATCAGTGGAGAATAACATACAAAAGACCAAAGGACACCTTAGATTCCGATGTCCCGATAATTGCAATGATGATAGACAACAGCGGCTCGATGGAAGAGAAGATGGAAAAAACAAGGGAAATACTGGCAGGTTTTATAGAGAGTCTGCCTGAAGATTATCTTGTTCAACTCTTTATATTCAGCAACGATGTTGAAGTAAAGCAGGTATTAACAAACGACAAATTAGCCCTGCTTCAGGGTATATCAGAGATGAAAGATTTATCCTCAACAAACATATTTGGCTCGATAAAGGCAGCATACGATTTTCTGCATGCCATCCCATCGACAAACAAATATCTAATCTATTTAACGGACGAAGCTCTTAATGTCGAGAAATCACAAAAAGACAACCTGAATCTACTGCTCAAAAAGATAAAAGACGACGGAATCAAAAGTCTATGGATAGGCATGGTAAATGAGAAAAACGAAAAGATATTCAAAGATGTGGCAAAACTTTCAAACGGCAGCTATGTCATAACACCATCCTGCGAAAAGATAGGCGAAGCCTTGCAAAAACTATCCGACAAAATAGCCAAATCAAAACAGTCAAATCTCCACACATTAAGGGTGATATACAAACAGACAGACAGGTACGGAAGAATTCACTTCTATACAACGGCAACACTTATTCCATTTAAACAGAGCAAAAGCGAAAAAACAGCGGCGATAGAAGGCATAACCTACAAAAAAACAGAAAAACTAAAACCATACGACGGAACAATAGGAAGATTCATAAGTGGTAGCGATGCTATAGGCAGGCAGGTTCAGGTTTTAAAACGCATTCCGTTGAACATATCGGCAAGCAACAAGGCAGTAAAGATGACTGTAAAAGAGATAGTCTTTTTAAGCAAACTAAAAGGCGTAAAAGCAGAAAGCGGCAAAAGATTCATGGCAATGATAGTAAAATTCGAAAACATACTAAAACCACAGAAGGTTGTTGTTTATCCCAACGGCTCAACTCACCCTGCAAGCTGGATAAACAACTCCGAAAAAAGCGCAAGAACAATAGAGAAAATACCGGATTATCTCATACCCGATGCACGACTGCATATATTCTTAAAATGGAACAATAATCAATCGTTTCCCGTATCCGAAGCGACATACTTAGCCCAGATGCCATTAATTCTGCCAGGCGAAAACGAGATATACATAAGGCCAGAACATCCAGTTGAAGGCACGCTCATCTTTATGGTGCCTGATGAGTTTATGAAACAGAGCTCACTTGAGCTTTACGATACGGCATACGGACACATAATCCTGCCCATAAGCGGAACGGCAAAGATAACAAAAGAGAAGATTTTACACCTTCCCAAACAGCCCACAGCAAAGCTATCGGATACATTCTCTCTAAGGATGATAGGATATACCGACACAACAAAGATAAACAACTTTGAAACAAATGAAAAAACCTTAATAAGAATAGCAAGATGCAATCTTATCTCAAAGGTTCAAGCTCACCTTTCGATAAATCCACAAAAGAGATTTTACCTTGCCATTTCGACAAACAAAGGAGACTTTTTCTTCAAACTCCATCCTATAACCAAGGACATACCGTTTGGACTTTATAAACCAAGATTGATAACGCCGGGTTCTTTTAATACGATAGCTCTTGCATTTGAGATACCAAAGACACTAAAAGACAACCCGTTCTCTCTTGTTGTTGACTTAAAAGGCGGTGCAAAAATCTTAAATGTCAAAAACAGCCAGAAAACAGAGCCAAAACCACTGACAGAAGCAGAAGCAGAAGGAATAAAGCTCTATGTAAACAACATTTATGTATCAAAAAACAGCAGTCTTTTGCCAGACAACTCGCTAATCGTAGATTTAACCCTAAAGGACAAAAAAGACAACTTCTCAACATCATTGGTTAATTTCCTTGGCTTAAACATAACAGAAGAAGCAAAAAAGAGACTAAAGGGCGAGTTTCAGTCATCCATCGAGAAAAATACAACAGACTCAAAAAGTCTTGCAAGTTTTGGGTTTAACCGAGTAGCACCAACACCAGGAGATGTTGAGCCTTCGTTCAAGAATTTCATAACGGAATTCAGTTATGAAACACTTGTCATAAACGGCCAGACAAGAAGAGGGTTTCTTATCTTTGAACTTGACAAAAAAACAAAACCGGAAGATTACACGCTCTCATCGCCAATCTTTAAGAACCTGCACTTCAGAATAAAAAACACAAAAGAGTTTAAAGATTATGACCTGCTTGCTAAAATTACGGAATACTCAACTGATTCGGATTTTCAGGACAGGTTAACAGAAGCAGTAAACAGACTTCAAGCAATAAGGGAAGCAGAAGGATTCAAAAAACCCGGAAGCATAAAAGTAGCGTCCATATCCCTTGATAAAAGCTCTGCAGGCATAAACATAAACCCGCCGAATATAACAACCGCTGGCGGCAAAGAGTGGTCAGGCATAAAAAACATAAGCCAGCTAAAAGAGCTATTAAAAAACATAAAGCTCATACCGTCAAATTGGGACGCATGGAAAACAACATACTCGCCTGAATCCGTCTTAACCCAAAGATGGGCAACAGAAAACGAGATAGCGTACATGAACTGGCTTGTATTAAACAGAGAAGGATTTTTAACAAAACGCCTAACGCTCTCTTTAACCGAAAAGGGTAAAAAAGCCGTCTGCAACTTTTTCAAGCCATATAGGTGCAACCTAAATGAACTGCCTGCAATCCAATACGAAGATGACAACGGCAATAGACACACGCTCGTTTTACCATTCTTCAAAGAGAAATACGAGATAAACTCATACTTTAAAAACGAAGAAGAAGCAGATTCAGACTCATACCCAACAGCAACGGTCGAAGTATCCGTTGTTGCCGAGAAACTCTCATCATCAAGAAACGAAGCTCTATCAGAGATGGCAAGCGCACTCGCATCGGAAGAGTCAGAAAAGACAGAAACCATAACACTAATTTCGGAGAAGTATCGACTCAAAGATTTGAGCATGGGATTTATTAATATAGGCTTTGCAAAGGTATTTGACCCATCAAAAGGCGTGGTTGAAAAAGCCATTATAGACTCACCTATCGGAAGAAAAGTATCCGAAGAGTCATTAGAGTTAACAAAATACAAACCGTTAAGGATAGAGCTAAAATTCTACACGCCCGATAAAGACTTCAAAACCGTTAGAGAGCTCGGCAACAATCAGCTACTGGAAGATTACTTCTTCACCGTTGCAATAAACACGCCCGATTTAGACAACAAAGCGGTAAAAGAGCTTCAAAAAAAATGGACAACAATTTACAAAGATACGCCAAACCCGGATATAATATCTTCTCTTAAGTGGTTTTCTGAAGGCGTCATAACCCGTTTTGTCTCATCTCAAACGGCCTATGAGAAAAAGATTGCAGACAAACTCAACATCAAGCTAAAAAGAGTTAAAAATCCAAGAATTGTTATCGTCACGATGTTTACAGGTTTAAAAATGAAAAAACCTATAGCTACGATAGATATACTGAATCCCTACCCTTATGTTGAAGGAGATAAAAAAGCGATTCATAGCTTTAATATTATGGCCGGATTCTATTACACCAGACTCGAGAAGTTTGCCCTACCGGGCGGATTCAACGCCGTCGATGTTATGAGACTTTTGCCAAAAGATACGAAGTTTCTGTTTTTAGATCCAGAAGAGTTAGAAGAGTTTTCAAAAATACTGAAAAAAGAAGGATATCCTGCCTGGATAGTTGAACACTTTGAAGATTGCGATAATTTTGTCATCTTCCCGACAAAACCTTTAAAGTTTGGCAAATATTACAAAACCGCATGGCTTGAGATAACCGAAGATTATAAGGTATTCTCATATTTAGATACGGGAGAAAAAGGCAGCATAACAGAACATATCATAGCAAACGACGAGATAGCTCAGCTTGCAGATTACATGGTCGGCTTCTGGATGGGTGTTCAGACATCTGTCTGGTCAACCGCAGCCTTCTCCTTAGAACTTGATAACTGGGAAGATATAAAAACACAGGCTCATGCCTTTGCAAGACAGCTTGCAAACTATTTAACCGCAGTTCTTGAAGGTGGTGAAAGATTAAAACCAGACTTAGAAAAAGCTCAAAAAGTAATTTTAGACCACGATGTGCTTGGTGCCTTAGGAGTTGATAAAATGCAATATGGCGGATTTAGTAAGGAAAAGTTAGAACAAGAGATAGCTCAAGATGCACAAAACAGGGGGTTTTCAAGCGATGATGTTCAGGATATGCTTAATGAAAAAGACATAAACAAAATACTTGATAGTCTGAAAGGTAAGCTCAAAGAGAAGTATCTCGGATTCACAAACGGATACAAGGACGGAGTGGATTATTACTTCAAATAA
- a CDS encoding sensor domain-containing diguanylate cyclase — translation MILYLEKLYQAVEGVLIFKHNDLLLKVIAETELIWVNTLDENGNIVLWNKGAEKISGYSKEEVVGKKDIWDLLYPDKSYRDKIFSKAIEIIKKGEIVKDFETTITRKDGSKRTIRWYSENFTNTNGKPIGSVAIGIDVTYEKLLKDKLKAKKEEFETYLNLANIMLVVIDREMKTKFVNKKVEEILGYKRDDILGKNWFDNFLPEEEKEEVKHVFRRIINGDFEELSYYENHIVTKNSEKRLIGWYSTFLMDEAGNVVATLSAGEDITAVKKETEQLKKLSFIDPLTGLNNRLFFEKELQIINTPKNYPISMVILDADNLKEINDTLGHKAGDELLISIANSLKEAVRENDIVARIGGDEFVVILPKTNEKGVKAFCRRLRNTCSDKNRVYCGVSIGYATQNLPSEDLKKILEKADRKMYEEKKRKKALKNGTLFNLITAIEKKNLDLSEDKIMIKKGDLEDDEWVKIVKYLQEYPRARLNS, via the coding sequence TTGATATTATATTTGGAGAAACTTTATCAGGCAGTAGAAGGAGTGTTAATCTTCAAGCACAATGATTTACTTTTAAAAGTCATAGCAGAGACAGAACTTATATGGGTAAACACCTTGGACGAAAATGGCAATATCGTTCTATGGAACAAAGGCGCAGAGAAAATCAGCGGATACTCAAAGGAAGAAGTTGTAGGTAAAAAGGACATATGGGATTTATTGTATCCTGATAAATCCTATAGGGACAAGATATTCTCAAAAGCAATCGAGATAATCAAAAAGGGTGAGATAGTAAAAGATTTTGAGACAACAATAACAAGAAAAGACGGAAGTAAAAGAACAATCAGGTGGTATTCTGAAAACTTCACCAACACCAATGGCAAGCCTATAGGTTCTGTCGCTATTGGTATAGATGTAACTTACGAAAAACTTTTAAAAGATAAACTTAAAGCCAAAAAAGAAGAGTTTGAAACATATCTCAATCTTGCAAATATAATGCTTGTCGTTATAGATAGAGAGATGAAAACAAAGTTTGTAAATAAGAAGGTTGAAGAGATATTGGGATACAAAAGGGACGATATCTTAGGTAAAAATTGGTTTGATAACTTTTTGCCAGAAGAAGAGAAAGAAGAAGTAAAACATGTTTTTAGAAGAATAATAAACGGCGATTTTGAAGAGTTAAGCTACTATGAGAATCACATAGTTACAAAAAACAGTGAAAAAAGACTTATAGGTTGGTATTCAACATTTCTTATGGATGAAGCAGGTAATGTTGTTGCAACTCTAAGCGCTGGTGAAGATATCACGGCGGTAAAAAAAGAGACAGAACAACTTAAAAAACTCTCGTTTATAGACCCATTAACGGGATTAAACAATAGACTCTTCTTCGAAAAAGAGTTGCAGATAATTAACACTCCAAAAAACTATCCAATTAGTATGGTTATACTCGATGCAGACAATTTAAAAGAGATAAATGACACATTAGGGCACAAAGCAGGCGATGAACTCTTAATAAGCATTGCAAACTCTCTAAAAGAAGCAGTAAGGGAAAACGACATTGTCGCAAGGATAGGTGGCGATGAGTTTGTTGTTATTTTACCAAAAACAAACGAGAAAGGAGTAAAGGCATTCTGCAGAAGATTAAGAAACACTTGTTCAGACAAAAACAGAGTATATTGTGGCGTATCAATAGGATATGCAACACAGAATCTGCCATCTGAAGATTTAAAAAAGATTTTAGAGAAAGCCGATAGAAAAATGTATGAAGAGAAAAAGAGAAAGAAAGCCCTAAAGAATGGCACTCTTTTTAATTTAATTACAGCTATAGAAAAGAAGAACTTAGACCTTTCAGAAGACAAAATAATGATTAAAAAGGGTGATTTAGAAGATGATGAATGGGTCAAGATAGTAAAATATTTACAAGAATACCCCCGAGCCAGACTAAACAGTTAA
- a CDS encoding ketopantoate reductase family protein: protein MRVVIFGAGALGLWFGFMLDNVADVVCISRERIKNTLKNNTLVLKKGDELKSKKLKIETSINSVGKPDFVLLATKSYDSEEALKTIKSKWNSVDIITIQNGIYTEEVAEKLFGKDKIFPASVLIGSRFINESTIEEFLNEGMKIGSLIENNRLDKICNVFENAGIKIEKSGNIMRDKWHKFMFYCSSATLNALTGILDLSFEHARWIVRESLNEIVRVAEYLNLDFSAKEVADDVFGFSQSFKPKKWKASVGEDLRKGRKTEIEYLNGYVVKLAKKFNLEVKVNETLYRVVKMLEFTGLFKGLTV, encoded by the coding sequence ATGAGAGTTGTTATTTTCGGTGCTGGTGCTTTGGGTTTGTGGTTTGGTTTTATGCTGGATAATGTTGCAGATGTTGTCTGTATCTCAAGAGAAAGGATAAAAAACACTTTGAAAAACAACACTCTTGTTCTCAAAAAAGGCGATGAGTTGAAAAGCAAGAAATTGAAGATAGAGACGAGTATAAACAGCGTTGGAAAACCAGACTTTGTTCTTCTTGCCACGAAGAGTTATGATTCTGAAGAAGCTTTGAAAACAATCAAATCAAAGTGGAATAGTGTCGATATTATAACCATTCAAAACGGTATTTATACGGAAGAAGTTGCAGAAAAGCTGTTTGGCAAAGACAAAATATTCCCTGCAAGTGTCTTAATAGGCTCAAGATTTATTAATGAATCTACAATTGAAGAGTTCCTAAATGAAGGAATGAAGATAGGCTCGCTTATCGAAAACAACAGGTTGGACAAAATATGCAATGTTTTTGAAAATGCAGGTATAAAGATAGAAAAAAGCGGCAACATTATGAGAGATAAGTGGCATAAGTTCATGTTTTACTGCTCATCTGCCACGCTCAATGCTTTGACGGGCATTTTGGATTTATCTTTCGAGCACGCAAGGTGGATTGTTAGAGAGTCTCTAAACGAGATTGTTAGGGTTGCAGAGTATTTAAACCTTGATTTCTCTGCTAAAGAAGTTGCAGATGATGTATTTGGGTTTTCTCAAAGCTTCAAACCGAAAAAATGGAAGGCAAGTGTTGGTGAAGATTTAAGAAAGGGAAGAAAAACCGAGATAGAGTATCTAAATGGATATGTGGTTAAATTGGCAAAGAAGTTTAATCTTGAAGTTAAGGTTAATGAGACACTCTATAGAGTTGTAAAAATGCTTGAGTTTACAGGTTTATTTAAGGGCTTAACTGTTTAG
- a CDS encoding enoyl-CoA hydratase/isomerase family protein has protein sequence MYESIKTKKENFIGTITLNKPESLNVFTSQLAEELNSALVEFDNDKEVRVIVINAEGKGFSAGIDVNELKNKTPFELLQTTKLMEKMNLTITSMKKPTIASIHGFAVANGFGLVALCDLAIAAEGTKLGATAINVGLSCIGPAVALSKLIGRKRTLELLLTGRIITAEEAYQWGIINKVVPKDKLKEETYKLAEELASKSPLALQITRKAFYEMADMPLEKAIELANYAFSQICALEDAEEGINAFLEKREPNWKER, from the coding sequence ATGTATGAGAGTATAAAAACTAAGAAGGAGAATTTTATAGGAACAATAACATTGAACAAGCCAGAGAGTCTCAATGTTTTTACAAGCCAACTTGCAGAAGAGCTAAACAGTGCTCTTGTTGAGTTTGACAACGATAAAGAAGTAAGGGTTATCGTTATAAATGCTGAAGGAAAAGGGTTTTCAGCTGGCATAGATGTAAACGAGCTAAAAAACAAGACTCCATTTGAGTTGCTCCAGACAACAAAATTAATGGAAAAAATGAATTTAACGATAACAAGCATGAAAAAACCGACTATTGCATCGATTCATGGATTTGCCGTTGCAAATGGCTTTGGTTTAGTTGCCCTATGCGACCTTGCAATAGCAGCAGAAGGCACAAAATTGGGTGCAACGGCGATAAATGTTGGACTCTCATGTATAGGACCAGCTGTTGCTTTAAGTAAGCTCATAGGAAGAAAAAGAACCTTAGAGTTGCTTCTAACAGGAAGAATAATAACAGCAGAAGAAGCATATCAGTGGGGTATAATAAACAAAGTTGTGCCAAAAGATAAATTAAAAGAAGAGACCTACAAATTAGCAGAAGAGCTTGCAAGCAAAAGCCCGCTTGCGCTTCAGATAACAAGAAAGGCGTTTTACGAGATGGCTGATATGCCGCTTGAAAAGGCTATTGAGCTTGCCAATTACGCATTTAGTCAAATATGCGCCTTAGAAGATGCAGAAGAAGGTATAAATGCGTTTTTAGAGAAGAGAGAGCCCAATTGGAAAGAGAGATAA